One window of the Triticum dicoccoides isolate Atlit2015 ecotype Zavitan chromosome 3B, WEW_v2.0, whole genome shotgun sequence genome contains the following:
- the LOC119275063 gene encoding 1-aminocyclopropane-1-carboxylate synthase 7-like, with amino-acid sequence MGGMLLPAASTPPLSRVATSSAHGEDSPYFAGWRAYDDDPYDAVTNPGGVIQMGLAENQVSFDLLEGFLREHPEAAGWGGARPGSGVASFRDNALFQDYHGLKTFRKAMASFMEKIRGGKVRFDPDRIVLTAGATAANELLTFILANPGDALLIPTPYYPGFDRDLRWRTGVNIVPVHCHSSNGFQVTVAALEAAYEEAAAAGMSVRGVLLTNPSNPLGTTVERSVLEDVLDFVVRKNIHLISDEIYSGSVFAAPDLVSVAELVESRGDDIAGRVHIVYSLSKDLGLPGFRVGVVYSYNDAVVTAARRMSSFTLVSSQTQKTLAAMLLDAAFAQEYIRTNRERLRVRHDHMVAGLARSGVPCLRSNAGLFVWMDMRRLLGDGGEATVADELRLWDLMLHEVKLNISPGSSCHCSEPGWFRVCFANMSLDTLDVALARMSRFMDRWNKATTLQEQH; translated from the exons ATGGGCGGCATGCTGTTGCCTGCTGCTTCTACGCCTCCCCTGTCGCGGGTGGCAACCTCCAGCGCCCACGGCGAGGACTCCCCTTACTTCGCCGGGTGGAGAGCCTACGACGACGACCCCTACGACGCCGTCACCAACCCCGGCGGCGTCATCCAGATGGGCCTCGccgagaaccaggtctccttcgaCCTCCTGGAGGGGTTCCTGAGGGAGCACCCGGAGGCGGCTGGGTGGGGCGGCGCCCGCCCCGGCTCCGGCGTGGCTAGCTTCCGGGACAACGCCCTGTTCCAGGACTACCACGGCCTCAAAACCTTCCGGAAG GCGATGGCGAGtttcatggagaagataaggggcGGCAAAgtgaggtttgaccctgaccgcatCGTGCTGACTGCCGGCGCGACGGCGGCCAACGAGCTGCTCACGTTCATCCTCGCCAACCCGGGAGACGCGCTGCTGATCCCTACGCCTTACTACCCGGG GTTTGATCGGGACTTGCGGTGGAGGACGGGGGTAAACATCGTGCCCGTGCACTGCCACAGCTCCAACGGGTTCCAGGTCACGGTCGCCGCGCTCGAggcggcgtacgaggaggccgcggcggcggggatgagcgtccgcggcgtccttctcaCGAACCCGTCCAACCCGCTCGGCACCACGGTGGAGCGGTCAGTGCTGGAGGACGTCCTAGACTTCGTCGTGCGCAAGAACATCCACCTCATCTCCGACGAGATATACTCCGGCTCGGTGTTCGCCGCGCCGGACCTCGTCAGCGTGGCGGAGCTCGTCGAGTCGCGCGGCGACGACATCGCCGGGCGCGTGCACATCGTGTACAGCCTGTCCAAGGACCTGGGGCTCCCGGGGTTCCGCGTCGGCGTGGTGTACTCGTACAACGACGCCGTCGTCACGGCCGCGCGGCGCATGTCCAGCTTCACGCTCGTGTCGTCGCAGACGCAGAAGACGCTCGCCGCCATGCTCTTGGACGCCGCGTTCGCCCAGGAGTACATCCGCACCAACCGCGAGCGCCTCAGGGTGCGGCACGACCACATGGTGGCCGGGCTGGCCCGCTCCGGCGTGCCGTGCCTGCGCAGCAATGCCGGGCTGTTCGTGTGGATGGACATGCGGCGGCTGctcggcgacggcggcgaggcCACGGTCGCCGACGAGCTGAGGCTGTGGGACCTGATGCTGCACGAGGTGAAGCTCAACATCTCGCCGGGGTCGTCGTGCCATTGCTCGGAGCCAGGATGGTTCAGGGTGTGCTTCGCCAACATGAGCCTGGACACGCTGGACGTTGCACTGGCGAGGATGAGCCGCTTCATGGACAGGTGGAACAAGGCGACAACGCTGCAAGAACAGCACTAG